A section of the Candidatus Latescibacterota bacterium genome encodes:
- a CDS encoding fatty acid desaturase, translated as MNSPRRSPHVDWRALVAPFERSCTRRSLLQIATSVLPYLALWAAMLFSLRVSYWLTLALAIPTTGFLVRSFIICHDCGHGAFFRSRWANRLVGFVTGLLVFIPSGGWSHEHARHHATSGDLDRRGGGGDIWTLTVAEYRAASRWERLRYRLYRHPLVMFGLGPFFVFLLNYRVWRREDSTRARRSKVLTNLTLAAIAAVMCLTIGWKAYLMIQLPLIFLAGVAGIWLFYVQHQFEGTYWARKGKWDYLRQALEGSSFYKLPRLLQWFSGNIGFHHIHHLSPRIPNYFLERCHLSSPLFSRVKPVTLRASFSSLRFKLWDEDAGRLVGFGALKTAS; from the coding sequence ATGAACTCCCCGCGCAGATCCCCGCACGTCGACTGGCGCGCCCTGGTAGCACCCTTCGAGCGCAGCTGCACCCGCCGCAGCCTCCTGCAGATCGCCACGTCGGTGCTCCCCTACCTCGCGCTCTGGGCGGCCATGCTCTTCAGCCTGCGCGTCTCCTACTGGCTGACCCTCGCGCTGGCGATTCCCACCACGGGCTTCCTCGTCCGCAGCTTCATCATCTGCCACGACTGCGGGCACGGCGCCTTCTTCCGCTCGCGCTGGGCGAACCGCCTGGTGGGCTTCGTGACGGGCCTACTCGTCTTCATCCCCTCGGGCGGGTGGAGCCACGAGCACGCGCGGCATCACGCCACGTCCGGGGACCTCGACCGCCGCGGCGGCGGCGGGGACATCTGGACGCTCACGGTCGCCGAGTACCGCGCCGCCTCGCGCTGGGAGCGCCTGCGCTACCGGCTCTATCGCCATCCGCTGGTGATGTTCGGCCTCGGCCCCTTCTTCGTCTTCCTGCTCAACTACCGCGTGTGGCGGCGCGAGGACAGCACCCGCGCGCGCCGCAGCAAGGTGCTGACGAACCTCACCCTCGCCGCCATCGCGGCCGTCATGTGCCTGACCATCGGCTGGAAGGCCTACCTGATGATCCAGTTGCCGCTGATCTTCCTCGCCGGCGTGGCGGGCATCTGGCTCTTCTACGTGCAGCACCAGTTCGAGGGGACCTACTGGGCGCGCAAGGGCAAGTGGGACTACCTGCGCCAGGCGCTGGAGGGCTCGTCCTTCTACAAGCTGCCGCGGCTGCTGCAGTGGTTCAGCGGGAACATCGGCTTCCACCACATCCACCATCTCAGCCCGCGCATCCCCAACTACTTCCTCGAGCGCTGCCACCTCTCCAGCCCGCTCTTCAGCCGCGTGAAGCCGGTGACGCTGCGCGCCAGCTTCAGCAGCCTCCGCTTCAAGCTCTGGGACGAGGACGCCGGCCGCCTCGTGGGCTTCGGCGCGCTGAAGACGGCGAGCTAG
- a CDS encoding RNA-binding protein, translating into MSKKLYVGNLPFTATEDEVRALFEKHGTVHSVALIMDRDTGRPRGFGFVEMDNHEAAISALDGTEMGGRALRVNEAEERRERSGGGFRGGGRGGGGGGGRW; encoded by the coding sequence ATGTCCAAGAAGCTCTATGTGGGCAACCTGCCCTTCACCGCCACCGAGGATGAGGTCCGCGCGCTCTTCGAGAAGCACGGCACCGTCCACTCCGTCGCTCTGATCATGGACCGCGACACCGGCCGCCCCCGCGGCTTCGGTTTCGTCGAGATGGACAACCACGAGGCCGCGATCAGCGCCCTCGACGGCACCGAGATGGGCGGCCGCGCCCTGCGTGTCAACGAGGCCGAGGAGCGCCGCGAGCGCAGCGGCGGCGGCTTCCGTGGTGGCGGTCGTGGCGGCGGTGGCGGCGGCGGCCGCTGGTAG